From Cannabis sativa cultivar Pink pepper isolate KNU-18-1 chromosome 8, ASM2916894v1, whole genome shotgun sequence, a single genomic window includes:
- the LOC115701093 gene encoding uncharacterized protein LOC115701093, with protein sequence MAGNASLRRRYNDIIDFSAVAPASSLSDMVFGFLEEHADESPESRFSSSDDCDYGDEEDGCDVEENKAYWEEQINLLQTTICRTNSIESKIRQATKEAMKETIISQCACGRSTVGGGVCRNCLRREVCNRLINLGYDCSICKSKWRSSSSIPAGEHTYLEVVDRSSSKRGEMRVVIELNFRAEFEMARASEDYNRLISRLPEVFVGKTERLGSVIKILCSAAKKCMKEKNMHLGPWRKYKYMQAKWLGKCERSTPAPLPVSYSDRPTKPKASMLTFDLLEAMPMTALRPTAVQVV encoded by the exons ATGGCCGGAAACGCATCTCTTCGCCGGAGATATAACGACATTATTGACTTTAGTGCCGTAGCTCCGGCGAGCTCTCTCAGCGACATGGTCTTCGGATTTCTAGAGGAACACGCTGACGAGTCGCCGGAAAGTAGGTTCAGCTCCAGCGACGATTGTGACTACGGTGATGAGGAAGATGGTTGCGATGTCGAAGAGAATAAGGCGTATTGGGAAGAACAAATTAATCTTCTTCAG ACAACAATTTGTAGAACCAATTCAATTGAATCGAAGATACGTCAAGCTACGAAAGAAGCAATGAAAGAGACGATAATCTCACAGTGTGCGTGCGGGAGATCGACGGTGGGAGGAGGAGTTTGCCGGAATTGTTTGCGAAGAGAGGTCTGTAACCGGCTCATAAATCTCGGATACGATTGTTCGATTTGTAAATCTAAGTGGAGAAGCTCATCTAGTATCCCTGCAg GGGAACATACTTACTTAGAAGTTGTAGACAGATCGAGTTCGAAGAGAGGTGAGATGAGAGTGGTTATAGAGCTAAATTTCAGAGCAGAGTTTGAGATGGCTAGGGCTAGCGAAGATTACAATCGATTAATTAGTCGATTACCGGAGGTTTTCGTGGGGAAAACAGAGAGATTAGGGAGCGTGATTAAGATTCTGTGCTCTGCGGCTAAGAAGTGCATGAAGGAGAAGAATATGCACTTAGGTCCATGGCGGAAGTACAAGTATATGCAAGCCAAGTGGCTCGGAAAGTGTGAGAGGTCCACGCCGGCGCCGTTGCCGGTTAGCTACTCCGACCGCCCTACCAAGCCCAAGGCCTCTATGTTGACCTTTGATCTCTTGGAGGCTATGCCCATGACTGCTCTGCGTCCCACCGCCGTTCAAGTTGtgtga
- the LOC115700231 gene encoding uncharacterized protein LOC115700231 → MDPAIATYVEQLGFKKWARPYCQSDRYNIMTSNAVESFNKVTEEFKKYLVTTLVNFIRFTLQNWFASHLEKASKCATPLATTFENDLKDQHKDGMFRSVLRNGAQLFNVGTSPQGERGGDVDLVERTCTCGLLQTLKIPCPHACATAVSQNVSVYALCSPYYTTETWKKIYDATINIVGEEDEWVLPEHIKNIRIGVPVEKKQVRQPRKSNAGKRPTKHRSSSG, encoded by the coding sequence ATGGATCCTGCGATTGCTACATACGTCGAGCAATTAGGGTTTAAAAAGTGGGCTCGTCCTTATTGTCAAAGCGATCGGTACAACATAATGACAAGCAACGCTGTCGAAAGCTTCAACAAGGTGACAGAAgaattcaaaaaatatctaGTAACTACTTTGGTTAACTTCATCAGGTTCACACTTCAAAATTGGTTTGCTTCTCATCTCGAAAAGGCTAGTAAGTGCGCTACTCCTTTGGCTACTACTTTTGAAAATGATTTAAAGGATCAACACAAAGATGGTATGTTCAGGAGTGTCCTTCGTAATGGTGCCCAATTATTTAACGTTGGTACGAGTCCTCAAGGTGAGAGAGGTGGTGATGTTGACTTAGTGGAGAGAACATGCACTTGCGGACTTTTACAAACGCTCAAAATCCCTTGTCCCCATGCATGTGCCACAGCAGTTAGTCAGAATGTGAGCGTGTACGCACTTTGCTCTCCATATTACACAACAGAAACATGGAAGAAGATCTACGATGCCACAATTAATATTGTTGGTGAGGAGGATGAGTGGGTACTACCAGAACACATCAAGAACATAAGAATCGGGGTACCAGTGGAGAAAAAACAAGTACGTCAGCCTAGGAAGAGCAATGCAGGTAAAAGACCGACGAAGCATAGATCGTCTAGTGGTTAG